A region of Candidatus Protochlamydia phocaeensis DNA encodes the following proteins:
- a CDS encoding SpoIID/LytB domain-containing protein — protein sequence MILRLLLLFLTILPFTTSSLQAGMWDNIVDTWKGRSKSTPPSIRILVLHDVEGAHLEVKGKYSLFDPYTDSYISSRFAGKSRQIQALSDGLKWGESFPGLYQIKIRPDEETTLIAINGKEYEGLVFFYDIGGSLSAVNQISVEDYVRSVLAQHQNQNLHPETLAAIAIVARTNAYFQTVNPKNTYWAVDAQKVGFQGRVPVSQNISEAVRATRYMIMSRTGIYEGVATPFAAQFDSIGPGHPNKDMEMAKISLEEANQMAENGQHAAQILAKAFPGTTIMLIQYAN from the coding sequence ATGATTCTGAGATTACTCCTGCTTTTCCTCACCATTTTACCTTTTACTACTTCCTCTTTGCAGGCTGGAATGTGGGACAATATTGTGGATACATGGAAAGGACGAAGCAAGTCAACTCCGCCCTCTATTCGCATTTTGGTACTCCATGATGTGGAAGGGGCGCACCTAGAAGTCAAAGGGAAGTATAGCTTATTTGACCCTTATACAGATTCCTATATTAGTTCGCGCTTTGCTGGAAAAAGCCGTCAAATTCAAGCCTTAAGCGATGGCTTAAAATGGGGAGAGTCCTTTCCGGGTCTTTATCAAATCAAAATTAGGCCGGATGAAGAGACCACTTTGATTGCGATTAACGGTAAGGAATATGAAGGCCTTGTGTTTTTTTATGATATTGGAGGATCTCTTAGCGCAGTCAATCAAATTTCCGTTGAAGACTATGTTCGCTCAGTCTTGGCTCAACATCAAAATCAAAATTTGCACCCCGAAACTTTAGCGGCTATTGCTATTGTTGCCCGTACCAATGCGTATTTTCAGACGGTTAACCCTAAAAATACTTACTGGGCTGTCGATGCGCAAAAAGTGGGATTCCAGGGCCGCGTCCCGGTTTCGCAAAATATTTCCGAGGCTGTACGCGCAACCCGTTATATGATCATGAGCCGAACGGGAATATATGAAGGGGTTGCCACTCCTTTTGCTGCCCAGTTTGATTCTATTGGTCCCGGCCATCCTAATAAAGACATGGAAATGGCTAAAATATCTTTGGAAGAAGCGAATCAGATGGCGGAAAACGGACAACATGCTGCACAAATTTTGGCAAAGGCCTTCCCCGGCACAACGATTATGTTAATCCAATACGCTAACTAA
- the ruvB gene encoding Holliday junction branch migration DNA helicase RuvB has protein sequence MAKSFIESSISRQDLPFEVPLRPQCLAEFMGQDSIRDRLEVLIGAAQQRGETLGHCLFSGPPGLGKTTLANILAKAMGTNLVVTSGPVIEKAGDLAGILTSLKTGDVLFIDEIHRLNRAVEEYLYQAMEDFALDLMIDSGPNARSVQVKLNKFTLAGATTRLGLLSEPLRSRFAFTCRLDYYDPSILQQIIRRTSRILNISLEEDAAFEIAKRSRGTPRIANHLLRWVRDFAQMKANNQINCSVVHQALAMLAIDEKGLDEMDKKMLQIMVQHYNGGPVGLNAISASIGEEASTIEEVYEPYLILQGLLKRTPRGREVTDLGYQHLGLEKSA, from the coding sequence ATGGCAAAAAGTTTTATTGAATCTTCTATTTCGCGACAAGACCTTCCTTTTGAAGTGCCTTTACGTCCCCAGTGTTTAGCTGAGTTTATGGGGCAGGACTCGATCCGAGATCGTTTAGAAGTGCTTATCGGGGCAGCGCAGCAAAGGGGAGAGACCTTAGGGCATTGCCTATTTAGCGGTCCCCCAGGATTAGGTAAAACAACGTTGGCAAATATTTTGGCCAAAGCCATGGGCACTAATTTAGTTGTCACGTCAGGGCCTGTGATTGAGAAAGCGGGCGATTTAGCGGGAATTCTGACGAGTTTAAAAACCGGAGATGTTTTATTCATTGATGAAATTCATCGCTTGAATCGAGCGGTAGAGGAATATCTTTACCAAGCGATGGAAGACTTCGCCCTTGATCTCATGATTGATAGCGGGCCTAATGCACGGAGCGTCCAAGTTAAATTAAATAAGTTTACCTTGGCAGGCGCCACAACGCGTTTAGGCTTATTATCCGAGCCTTTGCGTTCCCGTTTTGCCTTTACATGCCGGTTAGATTATTATGATCCTTCCATTTTGCAGCAGATTATCCGACGAACGAGCCGCATTCTCAATATCAGTTTAGAGGAAGACGCCGCTTTTGAAATTGCCAAGCGGTCCAGAGGGACTCCGCGCATTGCCAATCATTTATTAAGATGGGTACGCGATTTTGCTCAGATGAAAGCCAATAATCAAATCAATTGCTCGGTTGTTCATCAAGCTTTGGCGATGTTGGCTATTGATGAGAAAGGGCTGGATGAAATGGATAAAAAAATGCTGCAAATCATGGTTCAGCATTATAATGGCGGACCTGTCGGGCTTAATGCTATTTCTGCTTCTATTGGAGAAGAAGCCTCCACAATTGAAGAAGTTTATGAACCTTACCTGATTTTGCAAGGCTTACTGAAGCGTACTCCAAGAGGACGTGAAGTGACGGATTTGGGGTATCAGCATTTAGGATTGGAAAAATCCGCATAG
- a CDS encoding methyl-accepting chemotaxis protein, producing MRKNSPPPYGWIINHMTYIQTYIFISILSILPLIPIACLWIKSHLERMHFIDAQLMQVKEEEILKQLFLQIQTHRLLAQRYLAEEVDLRSEIEILQGKIEQSWQAIQPQHNKKLNGDTLYSNHFLTYVNSMNLENKWRTLKQEVFTLSPQQSEQLHNHLINGLLMEFNYFGDQLSLDYIANQIHGYDAIQALISKLPFLQEKLAQLSLSSEKRLASSLTPDLQQHLSNLIYSINSLLAYLKFNLIPNNLEKPLNSPEMEKSLLTSFNDYNGAIENLIAFINNHLIDPSKSAANIGQLGNLSDTVFSMGSNLWNQSLKALQEILLYERKYQAFELWLVLFLTLLLVVFSFASGLVVTHKATMRLNNLTQATNSFTNGNLSIRVPVIYDDEIGRQSQAFNHMAQKLEQIINHLYELLDAITAISKGNLTSRIQVAEGNTEFNEVAKSFNKMAESFETILGRLQQIGLTLTNSASEIASASKEQETIIVEQEATTKEIALAAQEISSTAKEYANTMNEISIVAEQTSHLAVTGKNSLTNMEAIMRQMVNASGNIATKLAVLNEKAGNITNVITTITKVADQTNLLSLNASIEAEKAGEYGRSFAVIAREIRRLADQTAVSTLDIERTANEIMTAVSSSVMSVDDFTQEIRNGVGQVQAVSQQLTKIIEQVESFTSRFERVNQGMQAQSTGAEQINESISQLSQTAQQISESIHQFQRTIQELNKAASELHILTPFVHTSIQSSAPHEPSLPAPSNMAGSLQQLDQTLNNLNRETNRLKNLYE from the coding sequence ATGAGGAAAAATTCACCTCCCCCCTATGGTTGGATAATCAACCATATGACTTATATTCAAACGTATATTTTCATTTCCATCTTATCAATCCTTCCCCTTATTCCCATTGCTTGCCTTTGGATTAAAAGTCACTTAGAACGCATGCATTTTATTGATGCGCAGTTAATGCAAGTGAAAGAGGAAGAGATCCTCAAACAGTTATTCCTTCAAATTCAAACCCATCGTTTATTGGCTCAACGCTATTTAGCTGAGGAAGTAGACTTAAGATCAGAAATAGAGATCCTTCAAGGAAAGATAGAGCAATCTTGGCAAGCCATTCAACCTCAACATAACAAGAAGCTGAATGGAGATACGCTTTATTCCAACCACTTTTTAACTTATGTCAATTCGATGAATTTAGAAAATAAGTGGAGAACTCTCAAACAAGAAGTTTTTACTCTCTCTCCACAACAAAGCGAGCAGCTTCATAATCATTTGATCAATGGCCTGCTAATGGAATTTAATTATTTTGGCGATCAATTGAGTTTAGATTATATAGCCAATCAAATACATGGCTATGACGCTATTCAAGCTCTAATTTCCAAACTTCCTTTTTTACAGGAAAAGTTAGCCCAACTATCCCTATCCAGTGAAAAAAGGCTTGCAAGTTCCCTTACACCGGATCTCCAGCAGCATTTATCTAATCTGATTTATTCTATTAACTCCTTATTAGCTTATTTAAAGTTCAATCTCATTCCGAACAATTTAGAAAAGCCTCTTAATAGCCCTGAAATGGAAAAATCGCTGCTCACTAGTTTTAATGACTATAATGGGGCCATAGAGAATTTGATCGCCTTTATCAATAATCATTTGATCGATCCGTCAAAATCAGCTGCAAATATTGGTCAGCTTGGCAATTTAAGCGATACAGTGTTTTCTATGGGCTCTAATCTATGGAATCAAAGTTTAAAGGCTCTTCAAGAGATCCTCCTGTATGAGAGAAAATATCAAGCTTTTGAGCTTTGGCTTGTCCTATTCCTTACGCTTTTATTAGTCGTCTTTTCCTTTGCTTCGGGCCTGGTCGTCACGCATAAAGCGACTATGCGGTTAAACAACTTGACCCAAGCAACCAATAGCTTTACCAACGGCAATTTATCCATTCGCGTTCCGGTCATTTACGATGATGAAATTGGACGCCAATCCCAGGCCTTTAACCACATGGCGCAAAAATTGGAGCAAATCATTAATCATCTGTACGAATTATTAGACGCCATAACGGCTATTTCTAAAGGGAACTTAACGTCACGCATTCAAGTAGCTGAAGGGAATACGGAATTTAACGAAGTCGCTAAATCTTTCAATAAAATGGCCGAATCGTTCGAAACGATTCTTGGTCGCCTACAGCAAATTGGATTAACTCTAACCAATTCAGCCAGCGAAATCGCATCCGCTTCTAAAGAACAAGAAACCATTATTGTCGAACAAGAAGCGACCACAAAGGAAATCGCCTTGGCAGCCCAAGAAATTTCTTCGACAGCCAAAGAGTATGCCAATACGATGAATGAGATCAGCATTGTCGCCGAGCAAACCTCGCATTTGGCCGTCACTGGCAAAAACTCCCTAACGAACATGGAAGCCATCATGCGGCAGATGGTCAATGCGTCCGGCAATATTGCCACCAAGCTTGCCGTCCTCAACGAAAAAGCGGGCAACATCACAAACGTCATTACGACCATCACTAAGGTCGCCGACCAAACCAACCTGCTATCGCTTAATGCCTCGATCGAGGCAGAGAAGGCCGGAGAATACGGCCGCAGCTTTGCTGTAATTGCCCGAGAGATCCGCCGCTTGGCAGATCAGACGGCTGTTTCCACTCTCGATATCGAAAGGACCGCCAATGAAATTATGACTGCCGTCTCTTCAAGCGTCATGAGCGTAGACGATTTTACGCAAGAAATCCGCAATGGAGTGGGCCAAGTTCAAGCCGTTAGTCAGCAGTTGACCAAGATCATTGAGCAAGTGGAAAGTTTCACCTCTCGCTTTGAAAGGGTCAATCAAGGCATGCAGGCCCAATCGACAGGAGCAGAGCAAATCAATGAATCCATCTCGCAGTTAAGCCAGACGGCACAGCAAATCAGCGAATCCATCCACCAATTTCAAAGAACAATTCAGGAACTCAATAAGGCAGCAAGCGAACTGCATATTCTTACGCCTTTTGTTCATACCAGTATACAGTCGTCAGCTCCTCATGAACCTTCTCTGCCTGCTCCTTCTAATATGGCCGGTTCCCTTCAGCAGCTAGACCAGACACTCAACAATCTGAATAGGGAAACAAATAGACTTAAAAATTTATATGAGTGA
- a CDS encoding tetratricopeptide repeat protein, with the protein MLGESFDQFETYLLELMGKQPDGENILALSLKQEKEMYYMAYHLYRDQQFEDACHFFRLLVVVNPLEPKYWKGLGASLQMLQHYQDALNCYICTQILHRDQPDPYLYVYAADCYFALKQIPSGLKALEAARLSAEEQQDPRVLKHVALMKEVWSKQA; encoded by the coding sequence ATGCTAGGCGAATCCTTTGATCAATTCGAAACCTATCTGTTAGAATTGATGGGCAAGCAGCCGGACGGAGAGAACATCCTTGCACTTTCCCTTAAGCAAGAAAAAGAGATGTATTATATGGCTTATCATCTCTATCGGGATCAGCAATTTGAAGACGCATGCCATTTTTTCCGCCTTTTAGTCGTTGTCAATCCCCTAGAGCCCAAATATTGGAAAGGATTGGGGGCGAGCTTGCAAATGCTGCAGCATTATCAAGATGCATTGAACTGCTATATTTGCACGCAAATTCTGCATCGCGATCAGCCAGATCCCTATCTATACGTCTATGCTGCAGATTGCTACTTTGCTCTCAAGCAAATTCCATCGGGCTTAAAAGCCTTAGAAGCCGCTCGCTTGAGTGCGGAAGAACAGCAGGATCCAAGAGTCCTCAAGCATGTGGCCTTAATGAAGGAAGTCTGGTCAAAACAAGCATAA